From Anthonomus grandis grandis chromosome 20, icAntGran1.3, whole genome shotgun sequence, the proteins below share one genomic window:
- the LOC126747882 gene encoding heat shock protein 75 kDa, mitochondrial isoform X2, which produces MSTFTRLVSVACKRTVLKNGRNASNRVRNLYLLKNGGALNQVRFQHTDAEKTEDYHSIIKNTEKPLGESTKHEFQAETRMLLDIVARSLYSEKEVFIRELISNASDALEKFRYISMSESEGDKINRPLEIHISTDKNARIFTIQDTGIGMTRDELVQNLGIIAKSGSKAFIEQIKQQQTGAENIIGQFGVGFYSAFMVADKVEVYTRSSLDDHGWKWTSDGTGSYEIQPAEGVSFGTKIVLHLKGDSREFADDETIKNIITKYSNFVGSPIYLNGKKANIVQPLWLKDPKSVTKQEHMEFYKFISGSYDLPRYTLHYKTDVPLSIAALLYFPEGKPGLFEMSRETESGVALYTKKVLIKNRTDNILPKWLRFVKGVVDSEDIPLNLSRELLQNSNLIRKLRDVLTGRVTKFLLDQLKKDQGEYEKFYQDYGIFIKEGIITNHNQTEKEDAAKLLLFESSRLEAGKKITLTDYIKGATESRTILYLAAPSRTLAESSPYFESLKNKPQEVLFCYEPYDELVLMQLQQFQGYRLISVEKDMRDDKAASDLTNLGEDSLKRSEINELSNWLKEKLVGKVASVNATTRLENHPCVVTVEEMAAARHFIRTQSHGLPEDRRYAILQPQLEINPKHPIIKKLYKLRSGDPELAELLANQNPTLKENFPYSQQFSRKLGKTVSQFSV; this is translated from the exons ATGTCTACATTCACCAGACTTGTTTCTGTTGCGTGCAAAAGGACCGTTTTAAAGAATGGAAGAAATGCGTCTAATAGGGTTAGGAACTTGTATCTGCTTAAAAATGGGG GTGCTCTAAATCAAGTCAGATTTCAACACACTGATGCTGAAAAAACCGAGGATTACCactcaattattaaaaacaccGAAAAACCTCTTG GCGAGAGTACCAAACATGAATTTCAAGCCGAAACCAGGATGCTCCTGGACATTGTGGCCAGGTCGTTGTATTCGGAAAAAGAAGTGTTTATTAGGGAGCTAATTTCGAATGCTAGTGACGCCTTGGAGAAGTTTAGATATATTTCTATGTCAGAGAGCGAGGGGGATAAAATTAATCGACCGTTGGAAATTCACATTTCCACCGATAAAAATGCCAGAATATTCACCATTCAG GACACGGGTATTGGCATGACAAGAGATGAACTGGTGCAAAATCTTGGCATTATAGCCAAATCGGGGTCAAAA GCCTTCATAGAGCAAATCAAGCAGCAACAAACCGGGGCTGAAAACATAATCGGGCAGTTCGGGGTGGGGTTCTATAGCGCCTTTATGGTCGCCGATAAAGTGGAGGTTTACACCAGAAGTTCTCTGGACGATCACGGTTGGAAGTGGACCTCTGACGG GACCGGTAGCTACGAAATCCAGCCAGCCGAAGGGGTTAGTTTCGGCACAAAAATTGTCCTACATCTCAAAGGGGATTCCAGGGAGTTTGCCGATGACGAGAccattaaaaacattataactAAGTACAGTAATTTCGTGGGGAGTCCTATTTATCTTAATGGCAAAAAGGCGAATATAGTGCAACCCCTATGGCTAAAAGACCCTAAATCTGTTACTAAACAGGAGCATATGGAGTTCTATAAGTTCATTAGTGGAAGTTATGACTTGCCAAGATACACTTTGCATTATAAGACTGATGTGCCGCTATCTATAGCTGCTTTATTGTATTTTCCCGAGGGAAAGCCTG GTCTCTTTGAAATGTCTCGAGAAACTGAATCGGGGGTGGCATTGTACACTAAGAAAGTCCTAATTAAAAACAGGACCGACAATATTTTACCCAAATGGTTAAGGTTTGTCAAGGGAGTAGTGGATTCTGAGGATATTCCTTTGAATTTGAGCAGGGAATTGTTGCAAAATAGCAACTTGATCAG GAAATTAAGGGATGTACTCACCGGAAGAGTTACCAAATTTCTATTGGATCAACTCAAGAAAGACCAGGGGGAATACGAGAAGTTTTATCAGGATTacggtatatttattaaagaaggTATTATAACGAACCATAATCAGACTGagaag GAAGACGCCGCCAAACTCCTATTATTCGAATCCTCCCGTTTGGAGGCAGGTAAAAAAATCACCCTGACCGACTACATCAAGGGGGCCACGGAATCCAGGACTATTTTATACCTGGCCGCACCCAG TCGCACCTTAGCCGAATCCTCTCCATACTTTGAGTCACTCAAAAACAAACCTCAAGAGGTTCTCTTTTGCTACGAACCTTACGACGAGCTGGTTCTGATGCAGCTACAACAGTTCCAAGGTTATCGCCTGATATCCGTCGAGAAGGATATGAGGGACGACAAGGCGGCCAGCGATCTAACCAACTTAG GAGAGGACAGTTTAAAAAGAAGCGAAATCAACGAGCTCTCGAATTGGTTAAAGGAGAAATTGGTGGGTAAAGTGGCCTCGGTAAATGCGACCACTAGATTAGAAAATCACCCCTGCGTGGTGACCGTGGAGGAAATGGCGGCCGCGAGGCATTTTATCCGCACTCAAAGTCACGGTTTACCGGAGGACCGACGTTATGCCATTTTGCAACCGCAGCTTGAGATTAATCCCAA GCACCCGATTATTAAAAAGTTGTACAAACTGAGAAGCGGCGATCCTGAACTTGCGGAACTGTTGGCTAATCAG
- the LOC126747882 gene encoding heat shock protein 75 kDa, mitochondrial isoform X1: MSTFTRLVSVACKRTVLKNGRNASNRVRNLYLLKNGGALNQVRFQHTDAEKTEDYHSIIKNTEKPLGESTKHEFQAETRMLLDIVARSLYSEKEVFIRELISNASDALEKFRYISMSESEGDKINRPLEIHISTDKNARIFTIQDTGIGMTRDELVQNLGIIAKSGSKAFIEQIKQQQTGAENIIGQFGVGFYSAFMVADKVEVYTRSSLDDHGWKWTSDGTGSYEIQPAEGVSFGTKIVLHLKGDSREFADDETIKNIITKYSNFVGSPIYLNGKKANIVQPLWLKDPKSVTKQEHMEFYKFISGSYDLPRYTLHYKTDVPLSIAALLYFPEGKPGLFEMSRETESGVALYTKKVLIKNRTDNILPKWLRFVKGVVDSEDIPLNLSRELLQNSNLIRKLRDVLTGRVTKFLLDQLKKDQGEYEKFYQDYGIFIKEGIITNHNQTEKEDAAKLLLFESSRLEAGKKITLTDYIKGATESRTILYLAAPSRTLAESSPYFESLKNKPQEVLFCYEPYDELVLMQLQQFQGYRLISVEKDMRDDKAASDLTNLGEDSLKRSEINELSNWLKEKLVGKVASVNATTRLENHPCVVTVEEMAAARHFIRTQSHGLPEDRRYAILQPQLEINPKHPIIKKLYKLRSGDPELAELLANQLFANSMVGAGLVEDPRVLLTSMNDLLSKALEKH, translated from the exons ATGTCTACATTCACCAGACTTGTTTCTGTTGCGTGCAAAAGGACCGTTTTAAAGAATGGAAGAAATGCGTCTAATAGGGTTAGGAACTTGTATCTGCTTAAAAATGGGG GTGCTCTAAATCAAGTCAGATTTCAACACACTGATGCTGAAAAAACCGAGGATTACCactcaattattaaaaacaccGAAAAACCTCTTG GCGAGAGTACCAAACATGAATTTCAAGCCGAAACCAGGATGCTCCTGGACATTGTGGCCAGGTCGTTGTATTCGGAAAAAGAAGTGTTTATTAGGGAGCTAATTTCGAATGCTAGTGACGCCTTGGAGAAGTTTAGATATATTTCTATGTCAGAGAGCGAGGGGGATAAAATTAATCGACCGTTGGAAATTCACATTTCCACCGATAAAAATGCCAGAATATTCACCATTCAG GACACGGGTATTGGCATGACAAGAGATGAACTGGTGCAAAATCTTGGCATTATAGCCAAATCGGGGTCAAAA GCCTTCATAGAGCAAATCAAGCAGCAACAAACCGGGGCTGAAAACATAATCGGGCAGTTCGGGGTGGGGTTCTATAGCGCCTTTATGGTCGCCGATAAAGTGGAGGTTTACACCAGAAGTTCTCTGGACGATCACGGTTGGAAGTGGACCTCTGACGG GACCGGTAGCTACGAAATCCAGCCAGCCGAAGGGGTTAGTTTCGGCACAAAAATTGTCCTACATCTCAAAGGGGATTCCAGGGAGTTTGCCGATGACGAGAccattaaaaacattataactAAGTACAGTAATTTCGTGGGGAGTCCTATTTATCTTAATGGCAAAAAGGCGAATATAGTGCAACCCCTATGGCTAAAAGACCCTAAATCTGTTACTAAACAGGAGCATATGGAGTTCTATAAGTTCATTAGTGGAAGTTATGACTTGCCAAGATACACTTTGCATTATAAGACTGATGTGCCGCTATCTATAGCTGCTTTATTGTATTTTCCCGAGGGAAAGCCTG GTCTCTTTGAAATGTCTCGAGAAACTGAATCGGGGGTGGCATTGTACACTAAGAAAGTCCTAATTAAAAACAGGACCGACAATATTTTACCCAAATGGTTAAGGTTTGTCAAGGGAGTAGTGGATTCTGAGGATATTCCTTTGAATTTGAGCAGGGAATTGTTGCAAAATAGCAACTTGATCAG GAAATTAAGGGATGTACTCACCGGAAGAGTTACCAAATTTCTATTGGATCAACTCAAGAAAGACCAGGGGGAATACGAGAAGTTTTATCAGGATTacggtatatttattaaagaaggTATTATAACGAACCATAATCAGACTGagaag GAAGACGCCGCCAAACTCCTATTATTCGAATCCTCCCGTTTGGAGGCAGGTAAAAAAATCACCCTGACCGACTACATCAAGGGGGCCACGGAATCCAGGACTATTTTATACCTGGCCGCACCCAG TCGCACCTTAGCCGAATCCTCTCCATACTTTGAGTCACTCAAAAACAAACCTCAAGAGGTTCTCTTTTGCTACGAACCTTACGACGAGCTGGTTCTGATGCAGCTACAACAGTTCCAAGGTTATCGCCTGATATCCGTCGAGAAGGATATGAGGGACGACAAGGCGGCCAGCGATCTAACCAACTTAG GAGAGGACAGTTTAAAAAGAAGCGAAATCAACGAGCTCTCGAATTGGTTAAAGGAGAAATTGGTGGGTAAAGTGGCCTCGGTAAATGCGACCACTAGATTAGAAAATCACCCCTGCGTGGTGACCGTGGAGGAAATGGCGGCCGCGAGGCATTTTATCCGCACTCAAAGTCACGGTTTACCGGAGGACCGACGTTATGCCATTTTGCAACCGCAGCTTGAGATTAATCCCAA GCACCCGATTATTAAAAAGTTGTACAAACTGAGAAGCGGCGATCCTGAACTTGCGGAACTGTTGGCTAATCAG